From Pseudomonas vanderleydeniana, the proteins below share one genomic window:
- a CDS encoding GGDEF domain-containing protein: MPRLLLILGSGLSVSAILGIVIYLLIRERGSAELFATRAATNIVQLIDADLLRNAELYDRSLQDLIAASRREDLKQVSPQIRHLALFDSATAAPQKGDILLLDKHGEVIADSTSIEPRPGNFADREYFKTHVDNPSPAMMISHPFLARGRIVDWRISFSRRVSSPEGDFLGVARAAIRLSYFNDLFKTLNIGASSTVNLLSSDGILLAQEPLMSADMVGKDFSQRPNFLRIVREGNGSFSGISGNDGRQRLYTFSQVGELPLIVVVALSEEEVYAAWRRTTWLVGSATGALCFGLLWLSWLLARELRLRQRAEQELAELATTDSLTGVANRRALDQSLQREWNRAQRSGQPLSLLMIDADHFKAFNDRHGHPMGDEALRQIARVIGDNIRRPGDLLARYGGEEFAVILPQTDEAGARCLAEKIRHAIRQIPPLLADASPISVSIGASTRWVSREAVAGGARLDQLVQAADQALYHAKYHGRDQVVHAADAEAQA, translated from the coding sequence TTGCCTCGCCTGTTGCTGATACTCGGCAGCGGCCTGAGCGTCAGCGCGATCCTCGGTATCGTCATCTATCTGCTGATTCGCGAGCGTGGCAGCGCTGAGCTGTTCGCCACGCGCGCCGCGACGAACATCGTGCAACTGATCGATGCCGACCTGCTGCGCAACGCCGAACTCTACGACAGGTCCCTGCAGGACCTGATCGCCGCCTCACGACGCGAGGATCTCAAGCAGGTCTCGCCGCAGATCCGCCACCTGGCGCTGTTCGACAGTGCCACGGCCGCCCCGCAGAAAGGCGACATCCTGCTGCTCGACAAGCACGGCGAGGTGATTGCCGACTCGACCTCGATCGAGCCCCGGCCAGGCAATTTCGCCGACCGCGAATACTTCAAGACCCACGTCGACAACCCGAGCCCGGCGATGATGATCAGTCACCCGTTCCTGGCCCGCGGACGGATCGTCGACTGGCGCATCAGCTTCAGTCGCCGGGTCTCGTCACCCGAAGGCGATTTTCTCGGCGTGGCCAGGGCCGCCATACGCCTGAGCTATTTCAATGACCTGTTCAAGACCCTGAACATCGGTGCCAGCAGCACCGTCAACCTGCTCAGCAGCGACGGCATTCTGCTCGCCCAGGAACCGCTGATGAGCGCCGACATGGTCGGCAAGGATTTCAGCCAGCGTCCCAACTTCCTGCGCATCGTGCGCGAGGGCAACGGCAGCTTCAGCGGTATTTCGGGCAACGACGGCCGCCAGCGCCTGTATACCTTCTCCCAGGTCGGCGAATTGCCATTGATCGTGGTCGTGGCCCTGTCGGAGGAAGAAGTCTATGCCGCCTGGCGACGTACCACCTGGCTGGTGGGCAGCGCCACGGGCGCACTGTGTTTCGGACTGTTGTGGCTGAGCTGGCTGCTGGCACGGGAACTGCGCCTGCGCCAGCGGGCCGAACAGGAGCTGGCCGAATTGGCCACCACCGACAGCCTCACCGGCGTCGCCAACCGCCGGGCGCTGGACCAGTCGCTGCAGCGCGAGTGGAACCGCGCGCAACGCTCGGGACAGCCGTTGTCACTGCTGATGATCGACGCCGACCACTTCAAGGCATTCAATGACCGCCACGGTCATCCGATGGGTGACGAGGCGTTGCGCCAGATTGCCCGGGTGATCGGTGACAACATCCGTCGCCCGGGCGATCTGCTCGCCCGTTACGGCGGCGAGGAGTTCGCGGTGATCCTGCCACAGACCGACGAAGCCGGCGCACGCTGCCTGGCCGAGAAGATCAGGCACGCCATCCGGCAGATACCGCCCCTGCTCGCCGATGCCTCGCCCATCAGTGTCAGCATCGGCGCCAGTACCCGCTGGGTTTCCCGTGAGGCCGTTGCCGGCGGAGCCAGGCTCGACCAACTGGTGCAGGCGGCCGACCAGGCGCTGTATCACGCCAAGTACCACGGCCGCGACCAGGTGGTGCACGCAGCCGATGCCGAAGCCCAGGCATAA
- a CDS encoding OprD family porin has protein sequence MKTAHSLSPIFIALAATMSNAAQAADTPTGDGFIEGSSLRLNTRNYYMNRDRRDQHVDDSKEWGQGFIGLFESGYTPGVVGFGLDAHALLGLKLDGGGGTDGSSLLPVSDGSGKAPGSFSTAGGTLKLRALDSELKAGDLFLGNPVIAGGRTRMLPQTFRGFSLANHSVDGLLLEGGRASFTKLYNQSGHRRIGTAYGSLPDARESRHLDWLGASWSGTPGLTSNLYAATLKDIWNQYYYDLDYTWTLADGVSLNPGLHAYHTRDTGQALLGHIDNNTYSLHLTLGVGSHSLTAAYQRVNGNTPFDYINQGDSIFLDNSQQYSDFNGPGERSWKLKYAYDFAGLGLPGLTSAISYSRGTLDLSSADQGSRGYASWYSADGTHARHWERDLDIQYVVQDGRARDLALRLQWATNRGSGGYSAVDRDVDEYRVIVDYPVNIF, from the coding sequence ATGAAGACTGCCCACTCACTCAGCCCGATCTTCATTGCTCTGGCTGCAACGATGTCGAACGCCGCCCAGGCCGCCGACACTCCCACCGGCGACGGTTTCATCGAAGGTTCGAGCCTCCGGCTCAATACCCGCAACTACTACATGAACCGCGACCGCCGCGACCAGCATGTCGATGACAGCAAGGAATGGGGCCAGGGCTTCATCGGTCTCTTCGAATCGGGCTATACCCCCGGTGTCGTGGGTTTCGGGCTCGATGCCCACGCCCTACTCGGGCTCAAGCTGGACGGCGGTGGCGGCACCGACGGCTCCAGCCTCCTGCCGGTCAGCGATGGCAGCGGCAAGGCGCCGGGATCATTCTCCACCGCTGGCGGCACCCTCAAGCTGCGTGCCCTCGACAGCGAACTCAAGGCCGGCGACCTGTTCCTGGGCAACCCGGTGATCGCGGGTGGCCGCACACGCATGCTGCCGCAAACCTTCCGCGGTTTCAGCCTGGCCAACCACAGCGTCGACGGGCTGCTGCTCGAAGGCGGCCGGGCCAGCTTCACCAAGCTCTACAACCAGAGCGGCCACCGGCGCATCGGCACCGCCTACGGCAGCCTGCCCGACGCTCGCGAAAGCCGTCACCTGGACTGGCTCGGCGCTTCCTGGAGCGGTACTCCCGGCCTGACCAGCAATCTGTACGCGGCCACGCTCAAGGACATCTGGAACCAGTACTACTATGACCTGGACTACACCTGGACACTCGCTGACGGAGTGAGCCTCAATCCCGGGCTGCATGCCTATCACACCCGCGACACTGGCCAGGCCCTGCTCGGACACATCGACAACAACACCTACAGCCTGCACCTGACCCTGGGTGTCGGCAGCCACAGCCTGACCGCCGCCTACCAGCGGGTGAACGGCAATACGCCCTTCGACTACATCAACCAGGGCGACAGCATCTTCCTCGACAACTCCCAGCAGTATTCGGACTTCAACGGGCCTGGCGAGCGCTCGTGGAAACTCAAGTACGCCTACGATTTCGCCGGCCTCGGCCTGCCGGGCCTGACCTCGGCGATCTCCTACTCCCGCGGAACCCTGGACCTGAGCAGCGCCGACCAGGGCAGCCGCGGCTACGCCAGCTGGTACAGCGCCGACGGCACGCACGCGCGGCACTGGGAACGCGACCTGGACATCCAGTACGTGGTGCAGGATGGTCGGGCGAGGGATCTGGCGCTGCGCCTGCAGTGGGCGACCAACCGCGGCAGCGGCGGCTACTCGGCGGTGGATCGGGACGTCGACGAATATCGGGTCATCGTCGACTACCCGGTGAATATCTTCTAG
- a CDS encoding heavy metal sensor histidine kinase translates to MPTNSIALRLSTMFSLVALLVFLLIGGALYLQVEKGLGLLPEAELDARYSVLESSINRFGTPDHWSKFSAKLKQLGEEDKRIRFWVVSGDPNYEYGAPDAQIRAFAAGPKGMRDLHLPGHAYPFKVLLNTMPAKEQRPPLQFLIAIDTETFRQTQHQLLIALVSLAIIGVLLASALGYWVARIGLKPLIKLSQEAGKLAPPRLTGRLQLSPLPPELSQFVNAFNSTLERVEQAYSRLESFNADVAHELRSPLTNLIGQTQVALTRGRSAEHYFEVLQSNLEELERLRSIINDMLFLASADQGSKATKLISTSLAAEVATTLDYLDFILEDAQVRVEVSGDAQVRIEIAHLRRALINLLSNAVQHTAPGQVISVRIGQEGEQVAIAVSNPGETIASEHLSRLFERFYRVDASRSNSGANHGLGLAIVKAIALMHGGDVFVRSGDGINTFGIHLPA, encoded by the coding sequence GTGCCGACTAACTCGATCGCCCTGCGCCTCAGCACCATGTTCAGCCTGGTCGCGCTGCTGGTGTTCCTGCTGATCGGTGGTGCGCTGTACCTGCAGGTGGAAAAGGGCCTGGGCCTGCTGCCCGAGGCCGAGCTGGACGCGCGCTACAGCGTGCTCGAGTCCTCGATCAACCGCTTCGGTACCCCGGATCACTGGAGCAAGTTCAGCGCCAAGCTCAAGCAACTGGGTGAAGAGGACAAGCGCATCCGTTTCTGGGTGGTCAGCGGCGACCCGAACTACGAATACGGTGCCCCCGACGCACAGATCCGCGCGTTCGCCGCCGGCCCCAAGGGCATGCGCGACCTGCACCTGCCGGGACATGCCTACCCGTTCAAGGTGCTGCTCAACACGATGCCGGCCAAGGAGCAAAGACCGCCCCTGCAGTTTCTGATCGCCATCGATACCGAAACCTTCCGCCAGACCCAGCACCAGTTGCTGATCGCCCTGGTCAGCCTGGCGATCATCGGCGTGCTGCTGGCCTCGGCCCTCGGTTACTGGGTCGCCCGGATCGGTCTCAAGCCGCTGATCAAGCTGTCGCAGGAAGCCGGCAAGCTGGCGCCGCCACGCCTGACCGGACGCCTGCAACTGTCGCCGCTGCCCCCGGAGCTGAGCCAGTTCGTCAACGCCTTCAACTCGACCCTGGAGCGGGTCGAGCAAGCCTACTCGCGGCTGGAATCGTTCAATGCCGACGTCGCCCACGAACTGCGCTCGCCACTGACCAACCTGATCGGCCAGACCCAGGTGGCACTGACCCGCGGGCGTTCCGCCGAACATTACTTCGAGGTGCTGCAATCGAACCTCGAGGAACTGGAGCGCCTGCGTTCGATCATCAATGACATGCTGTTCCTCGCCAGCGCCGACCAGGGCAGCAAGGCCACCAAGCTGATCAGCACCTCGCTGGCGGCAGAGGTCGCGACGACCCTGGACTACCTGGACTTCATTCTCGAAGACGCCCAGGTCCGGGTCGAAGTCAGCGGCGACGCCCAGGTGCGGATCGAGATTGCCCACCTGCGCCGGGCGCTGATCAACCTGCTGAGCAACGCGGTGCAACATACCGCGCCCGGCCAGGTGATCAGCGTGCGCATCGGGCAGGAAGGCGAACAGGTGGCGATCGCCGTTTCCAACCCCGGGGAGACCATCGCCAGCGAACACCTCTCGCGCCTGTTCGAACGCTTCTACCGGGTCGATGCCTCGCGCAGCAACAGCGGCGCCAACCATGGACTGGGGTTGGCGATCGTCAAGGCGATTGCGCTGATGCACGGCGGCGACGTGTTCGTGCGCAGCGGCGATGGCATCAACACCTTCGGCATCCACCTACCCGCCTGA
- a CDS encoding heavy metal response regulator transcription factor translates to MRVLIIEDEEKTADYLHRGLTEQGYTVDLARDGVGGLHLALESDYAVIVLDVMLPELDGFGVLKALRARKQTPVIMLTARERVEDRIRGLRDGADDYLGKPFSFLELVARLQALTRRSGGGHEPVQISVADLWVDLISRKASRAGQRLDLTAKEFSLLSVLARRQGEILSKTAIAEMVWDINFDSDANVVEVAIKRLRAKLDGPFEQKLLHTIRGMGYVLESRGAD, encoded by the coding sequence ATGCGTGTCCTGATTATCGAAGATGAAGAAAAAACCGCCGACTACCTGCATCGCGGCCTGACCGAACAGGGTTATACCGTCGACCTCGCCCGCGATGGCGTCGGTGGCCTGCACCTGGCGCTGGAGAGCGACTACGCGGTGATCGTGCTCGACGTGATGCTGCCGGAGCTCGACGGCTTTGGCGTGCTCAAGGCGCTGCGGGCGCGCAAGCAGACGCCAGTGATCATGCTCACTGCCCGCGAGCGGGTCGAGGACCGCATCCGCGGCCTGCGCGACGGCGCCGACGACTACCTGGGCAAACCGTTTTCCTTTCTCGAACTGGTAGCCCGCCTGCAGGCGCTGACCCGCCGCAGCGGCGGTGGCCACGAGCCGGTGCAGATCAGCGTGGCCGACCTGTGGGTCGACCTGATCAGCCGCAAGGCCAGTCGCGCCGGCCAACGCCTGGACCTGACCGCCAAGGAGTTCTCCCTGCTCAGCGTGCTGGCCCGGCGCCAAGGCGAAATCCTCTCGAAGACGGCGATTGCCGAAATGGTCTGGGACATCAACTTCGATAGCGATGCGAACGTCGTCGAGGTCGCGATCAAGCGCCTGCGGGCCAAGCTCGACGGCCCGTTCGAACAGAAACTGCTGCACACCATCCGCGGCATGGGCTACGTGCTGGAGAGCCGTGGTGCCGACTAA